From Alcaligenes faecalis, the proteins below share one genomic window:
- a CDS encoding alpha/beta hydrolase family protein, whose translation MSTEIFNTTIKVPHQHLDARLLVPQSPVPGILFVHGWGGSQHFDLKRAHTIAGMGCICLTFDLAGHNANQHEREKVTREQNFQDICAAFDTLSSHPMVDSSSIAIVGHSYGAYLACLLSEFRSVRWLSLLAPALYPDDDWLSPKDQLNRELLQDYRLHTHSPQENRALQACSKFTGDVLLFEAEYDELIPRQTLLTYRQAFSQAHSLTHRVLEGSNHALDEKVAQRDYSVLLYRWIQEMIIGARIGHLPNNTT comes from the coding sequence ATGAGTACGGAAATTTTCAACACCACCATCAAAGTGCCCCATCAGCACCTGGATGCACGCCTGCTAGTCCCCCAATCCCCTGTCCCTGGCATTTTGTTCGTGCACGGTTGGGGCGGCAGCCAGCACTTTGACCTGAAACGCGCCCACACCATTGCCGGTATGGGCTGTATTTGTCTGACCTTTGATCTTGCCGGGCACAATGCCAATCAGCACGAGCGCGAGAAAGTCACCCGAGAACAGAACTTTCAGGACATCTGCGCGGCCTTTGACACCTTGAGCAGCCACCCTATGGTGGACTCCAGCTCCATCGCCATTGTGGGGCACAGTTATGGCGCCTATCTGGCCTGCCTGTTAAGTGAATTTCGATCGGTACGCTGGCTCAGCTTGCTGGCTCCTGCCTTGTACCCGGACGACGATTGGCTGTCTCCAAAGGATCAGCTCAACCGAGAGTTGCTGCAGGACTACCGTCTGCATACTCATTCTCCGCAAGAGAACCGCGCCTTGCAGGCCTGCTCCAAATTCACGGGAGATGTTTTGCTGTTTGAAGCGGAATACGATGAGCTGATTCCCCGCCAGACCTTGCTAACGTATCGCCAAGCCTTCAGCCAGGCTCATTCCCTGACACATCGAGTGCTGGAAGGCAGCAACCACGCGCTGGACGAGAAAGTCGCCCAGCGTGATTACTCCGTGCTGCTGTATCGCTGGATTCAGGAAATGATTATTGGCGCCCGTATTGGGCACCTGCCCAACAACACCACTTGA
- a CDS encoding cysteine dioxygenase: MHPRFERFIQGMNELTGRPAVAEADILRDGRVLLGELVAQDDWLASEYTQPHPQFYQQYLLYCCPQERFSVVSFVWGPGQKTPIHDHTVWGLIGMLRGAERSRPFDRDPDTGHMTEQDTQTLEPGVVEVVSPTVGDIHEVSNMYDDQVSISIHVYGADIGKVRRHVFDPQTGQAKEFVSGYANRPAVA; this comes from the coding sequence ATGCACCCCCGTTTTGAGCGTTTTATTCAAGGGATGAATGAATTGACCGGCCGCCCGGCTGTCGCCGAGGCGGATATCCTGCGTGATGGCCGTGTCCTGCTGGGCGAACTGGTAGCCCAGGACGATTGGCTGGCCTCGGAGTACACCCAGCCCCATCCCCAGTTTTATCAGCAGTACTTGCTGTATTGCTGTCCGCAGGAACGCTTTTCCGTGGTCAGCTTTGTGTGGGGTCCCGGCCAGAAAACCCCTATCCACGACCATACCGTGTGGGGCTTGATTGGTATGTTGCGTGGCGCGGAACGCTCCCGGCCTTTTGACCGTGATCCCGATACCGGCCATATGACAGAACAAGACACACAGACTCTGGAACCAGGCGTGGTGGAAGTGGTGTCACCCACGGTGGGTGATATACACGAGGTTTCCAATATGTATGACGACCAGGTGTCCATCAGCATTCACGTTTATGGTGCGGATATCGGCAAGGTACGCCGTCACGTCTTCGACCCGCAGACTGGGCAGGCCAAGGAGTTTGTCTCCGGCTATGCCAACCGCCCGGCTGTCGCGTGA
- a CDS encoding enoyl-CoA hydratase/isomerase family protein: MSDYQCILVENHDDGVSIFTINRPDRRNALSATVVKELQQAFLAFDEDPTRRVAVLTGAGNDAFSAGADINEWPELWRAIPTVGFETDKPIIAAVSGWCVGGALVMAMMTDLLVASESAKFSYPEAKLGFTGGIISGLASRIPHHAAMEVILLCRTLEARRAYDLGFANEVVPVGEQVQAAVRMAQDLAKMSPRVLQTLKRFINNEVLTRGPSEQMARTMRQLKAIEDSYDAKEGMNAFKEKRAPVYLNK, from the coding sequence ATGTCGGATTATCAGTGCATTCTTGTAGAAAACCACGATGACGGTGTTTCCATCTTTACGATCAATCGTCCTGATCGCCGCAATGCCTTGAGCGCCACCGTGGTCAAGGAGCTGCAGCAGGCATTTCTGGCCTTTGATGAAGACCCCACACGCCGTGTAGCCGTGCTGACCGGGGCAGGCAATGACGCTTTTTCTGCCGGGGCGGATATTAATGAGTGGCCCGAGTTGTGGCGCGCCATTCCCACGGTAGGTTTTGAAACCGACAAGCCCATTATTGCGGCCGTTAGTGGTTGGTGTGTGGGTGGAGCCCTGGTGATGGCCATGATGACGGATTTGCTGGTAGCGTCCGAGAGCGCCAAGTTCTCCTACCCGGAAGCCAAGCTGGGCTTTACCGGCGGCATTATCTCGGGCCTGGCCTCGCGCATTCCGCATCATGCCGCCATGGAAGTGATCTTGTTGTGCCGCACGCTGGAAGCCCGCCGTGCTTACGATCTGGGTTTTGCCAATGAAGTGGTGCCGGTGGGCGAGCAAGTCCAGGCTGCCGTGCGCATGGCGCAGGACTTGGCCAAGATGTCGCCACGTGTTTTGCAGACCTTGAAGCGCTTTATCAATAATGAAGTGCTGACGCGTGGCCCGTCCGAGCAAATGGCGCGCACCATGCGACAACTGAAGGCGATCGAGGATAGTTATGATGCCAAGGAAGGGATGAACGCCTTCAAAGAAAAGCGTGCCCCGGTGTATCTGAACAAATAA
- a CDS encoding acetate--CoA ligase family protein, with product METVTCASTLDALLDPSSIALVGASEDQSKFGGRLFRMLLKHGYGGKVLPINPSRSSLFGLPAVPGLAALDSAPDLAVFTVGADTVLEQAQIAAQMGVRGLLVISAGFADAGERGLEREQALLRICRDSGMRLIGPNCLGMISPSRHLVLCSSPVLDRDSLPERPIGFVSQSGALMTTYFDRAWAMGGGFTYGFSVGNQADLDLCDFVDFLIDDPKTQVICTYIEGIKDTQALRRTARRAQAAGKPWLAVKAGRSSAGKAAAFSHTASVAGDHDVFASVCRDEGISLMDDMGAMLLLANSMVRFTSNRISKVAIVTPSGGGGALAADALAEHGVELSGFSASTKQALAAHYPSGQADNPVDLGARLTQDSTEVARATLDALMQDQQSDAVLITASMCPQEWMAALIEKIIHPEPHWAKPVMVAFDAGATSEPLRQKLAQHGHAYASSSLEAALALSAWKRHGQFVPRQAALRPSACQAPTVMPRGVLNEDQSKRLLAHYGLPVNLGQVCEDVEQAVAQAEQIGYPVVMKIVSPDIVHKTEAGGVALDVAEEASLRRDFARLYANAKAYKADARLEGVLVQAMAKGDVELLIGARQDAQFGPVVVFGAGGILVEMLSDRVIAAAPLTLADADRLLSTLMIDKLLKGYRGRMLDRAGVLDAIVRVSFLAHDLRDTEFELDINPLIVAATRCHAVDARLSIGT from the coding sequence ATGGAAACCGTCACTTGCGCCAGCACGCTGGACGCTTTGCTGGACCCGTCATCCATAGCTTTGGTCGGCGCCTCGGAAGATCAGTCCAAATTTGGCGGGCGACTGTTCCGTATGCTGCTCAAGCACGGTTATGGCGGCAAGGTTCTGCCCATCAATCCCAGCCGTAGCAGTTTGTTTGGTTTGCCCGCTGTGCCCGGTCTGGCTGCACTGGACAGCGCTCCGGATCTGGCCGTGTTTACAGTGGGGGCCGATACCGTCCTGGAGCAGGCGCAGATTGCGGCTCAAATGGGGGTGCGCGGTCTGCTGGTGATCTCGGCAGGCTTTGCGGATGCAGGCGAGCGCGGGCTGGAGCGTGAGCAAGCCTTGCTGCGTATCTGCCGTGATTCGGGCATGCGACTGATCGGCCCCAATTGCCTGGGCATGATCAGCCCCAGTCGCCATCTGGTGCTGTGCTCTTCGCCGGTGCTGGACAGAGACAGTCTGCCGGAGCGGCCTATTGGTTTTGTCAGTCAAAGTGGTGCCTTGATGACTACCTACTTTGATCGAGCCTGGGCCATGGGCGGCGGCTTTACCTATGGATTTTCGGTGGGTAATCAGGCGGATCTGGACCTGTGCGATTTTGTGGATTTTCTGATCGATGATCCCAAGACGCAAGTGATCTGTACCTATATAGAAGGCATTAAAGATACCCAGGCTTTACGGCGCACCGCTCGTCGGGCGCAGGCCGCGGGCAAGCCCTGGCTGGCCGTCAAGGCCGGGCGCTCCAGTGCGGGCAAGGCAGCCGCCTTTTCGCATACCGCCAGCGTAGCGGGGGACCATGATGTGTTTGCCAGTGTCTGCCGCGATGAAGGCATCAGCCTGATGGACGATATGGGAGCCATGCTTCTGTTGGCAAACAGCATGGTGCGCTTTACCAGCAACAGGATTTCCAAAGTCGCGATTGTGACGCCTTCGGGCGGCGGCGGAGCCTTGGCAGCGGATGCGTTGGCAGAGCATGGCGTGGAGCTGTCCGGCTTTTCTGCTTCTACCAAGCAGGCTCTGGCTGCCCACTACCCGTCCGGGCAGGCGGATAACCCGGTGGATCTGGGCGCTCGTCTGACCCAGGATTCCACCGAAGTGGCCCGCGCCACTTTGGATGCCTTGATGCAGGATCAGCAAAGCGATGCGGTATTGATTACGGCCTCCATGTGTCCGCAGGAATGGATGGCGGCTCTGATTGAAAAAATCATCCACCCTGAACCGCACTGGGCCAAGCCGGTCATGGTGGCGTTTGATGCGGGTGCAACGTCCGAGCCTTTGCGGCAGAAGCTGGCCCAGCACGGCCATGCGTATGCCAGCTCCAGTCTGGAAGCAGCCTTGGCCTTGTCGGCCTGGAAACGTCATGGGCAGTTTGTGCCGCGTCAGGCGGCTTTGCGCCCCAGCGCTTGCCAGGCTCCTACCGTGATGCCGCGTGGCGTCCTTAATGAAGACCAGTCCAAGCGCTTGCTGGCGCATTACGGCTTGCCGGTGAATCTGGGCCAGGTGTGCGAGGACGTGGAACAGGCCGTGGCGCAGGCCGAGCAGATTGGCTATCCGGTGGTGATGAAGATTGTCTCCCCCGACATCGTTCATAAAACCGAAGCGGGTGGGGTGGCGCTGGATGTGGCCGAAGAGGCCAGCTTGCGACGCGATTTTGCCCGGCTCTACGCAAATGCCAAAGCCTATAAAGCGGATGCCCGTCTGGAGGGGGTTTTGGTGCAGGCCATGGCCAAGGGCGATGTGGAGCTTCTGATCGGAGCACGTCAGGATGCACAGTTTGGCCCGGTGGTGGTGTTTGGTGCGGGCGGCATTCTGGTGGAAATGTTGTCAGACCGGGTTATTGCGGCTGCACCGTTGACCCTGGCTGATGCGGACCGGCTCTTGTCCACCTTGATGATCGACAAGCTATTGAAGGGATACCGAGGGCGCATGCTGGATCGGGCCGGTGTGCTCGATGCGATTGTGCGTGTCAGCTTCCTGGCTCACGACCTGCGCGACACCGAGTTTGAACTGGATATCAACCCATTGATCGTGGCGGCCACCCGTTGTCACGCTGTCGATGCCCGCCTGTCCATAGGCACATAA
- a CDS encoding Bug family tripartite tricarboxylate transporter substrate binding protein: protein MFSSFFSRTGFLRTVLVSGLAAVSSFSAPAAIAADTYPSREVTFVVPYPPGGNSDNLARLFADRLRVKLGVPIVIENRPGGTTSLGTSIVGRAKPDGYTLLLATSTAFTVLPYIRDVPYDPVKGFDFVGSLAGYLPIMTVRNDLPVSNLKEFVELARKEPGTLTYGSAGIASGGHLAGEILENSEKLDLLHVPFKGSADTMTALMGNHIDFFIDGVGLELVKSGKAKALVTYASVRHPELPDVPTPKEAGFDLALPFEGFWGLAVPAGTPDDVMKKLAKATEEILAEPQTQERFHRISVSASWKDGDAYAKDLEQSRAYYSELLKTIKMSDD, encoded by the coding sequence ATGTTCAGTTCTTTTTTTTCGCGCACAGGGTTTCTACGCACAGTGCTGGTCTCGGGACTGGCGGCAGTCAGCAGCTTTTCTGCCCCGGCGGCCATCGCGGCCGATACCTATCCCAGCCGTGAAGTGACCTTTGTGGTTCCCTATCCCCCGGGCGGCAACAGCGACAATCTGGCGCGTCTGTTTGCCGACCGTCTGCGCGTCAAGCTTGGCGTTCCCATCGTGATTGAAAACCGGCCCGGCGGCACCACCTCGCTGGGCACGTCGATCGTCGGTCGCGCCAAACCTGATGGCTACACCTTGTTGCTGGCCACCAGCACCGCCTTTACCGTGCTGCCCTATATACGCGACGTGCCTTATGACCCGGTCAAGGGTTTTGATTTTGTAGGTAGCCTGGCGGGGTATCTGCCCATCATGACGGTGCGCAATGATTTGCCCGTCTCCAATCTGAAAGAGTTTGTCGAGCTGGCTCGCAAGGAGCCCGGCACCCTGACCTATGGATCGGCAGGTATTGCGTCTGGCGGTCATTTGGCGGGCGAGATTCTGGAAAACTCCGAGAAGCTGGACCTTCTGCACGTGCCGTTCAAAGGCTCGGCAGACACCATGACGGCATTGATGGGCAATCACATCGATTTCTTTATAGATGGTGTCGGGCTGGAACTGGTGAAAAGCGGCAAGGCCAAAGCCTTGGTGACGTATGCCAGCGTGCGCCATCCCGAACTGCCGGATGTGCCCACACCGAAAGAAGCCGGTTTTGATCTGGCCCTGCCCTTTGAAGGGTTCTGGGGGCTGGCGGTACCGGCAGGCACGCCTGACGATGTCATGAAGAAGCTGGCCAAGGCTACCGAAGAAATCCTGGCCGAGCCGCAGACCCAGGAGCGTTTCCACCGCATCAGCGTCAGTGCCAGCTGGAAAGACGGCGATGCGTATGCCAAGGATCTGGAGCAGAGTCGGGCTTATTACAGCGAGCTGCTCAAGACCATCAAGATGAGCGATGACTAA
- a CDS encoding MDR family oxidoreductase, with protein sequence MFSAIVIDKTDGQYKASLQSLDESALPEGQVTVRIDYSTLNFKDGLAMTGKSPVVRQFPMVPGIDFAGTVTDSSDPNFKSGQKVVLNGWGLGEVHWGGLAQQARVKGDWLIPLPDAFSTQQAMMIGTAGYTAALCVRALQRQGVTPDKGPILVTGAAGGVGSVSVALLHALGYTVMASTGRPQEESYLKALGASEIVDRNTLSEPGKPLGKERWAGAIDSVGSHTLANVCAGTQYLGAVAACGLAQGMDFPASVAPFILRGVQLIGVDSVHCPKPERLAAWDLLAKHLSIEALERIGASTITLSQAIDQAGQLLEGKVRGRIVVDVNA encoded by the coding sequence ATGTTCTCTGCCATCGTCATCGACAAAACCGACGGCCAATACAAAGCCAGCCTGCAATCCCTGGACGAGTCCGCCCTGCCCGAAGGCCAGGTTACCGTCCGCATCGACTACTCCACCCTGAATTTCAAAGACGGCCTGGCCATGACGGGTAAATCCCCCGTAGTGCGCCAGTTCCCCATGGTGCCCGGCATCGACTTTGCTGGCACGGTGACCGACAGCAGCGACCCGAATTTCAAGTCCGGCCAAAAAGTAGTGCTTAACGGCTGGGGCTTGGGTGAGGTCCATTGGGGCGGTCTGGCACAGCAGGCCCGCGTCAAGGGCGATTGGCTGATTCCCCTGCCCGACGCTTTCTCCACCCAGCAAGCCATGATGATTGGCACCGCCGGCTATACCGCCGCCCTATGCGTACGTGCCTTGCAGCGCCAAGGCGTCACGCCCGACAAGGGGCCGATTCTGGTGACAGGAGCCGCTGGTGGCGTAGGCAGTGTCAGCGTGGCCCTGCTGCATGCCCTGGGCTATACCGTGATGGCCAGCACAGGCCGACCTCAGGAAGAAAGCTATCTGAAGGCGCTGGGCGCCAGCGAAATTGTGGACCGCAACACCTTGAGTGAACCGGGCAAGCCACTGGGCAAGGAGCGCTGGGCCGGAGCAATCGACAGCGTAGGCAGCCATACCCTGGCCAATGTCTGCGCAGGCACACAATACCTGGGTGCAGTCGCCGCTTGCGGTCTGGCCCAAGGCATGGATTTCCCCGCTTCCGTGGCCCCATTCATTCTGCGTGGTGTGCAATTGATTGGGGTGGACAGCGTGCATTGCCCCAAACCTGAGCGTCTGGCGGCCTGGGATTTGCTGGCCAAGCATTTGTCTATCGAAGCCCTGGAGCGCATCGGTGCCAGTACCATCACGCTTTCCCAAGCCATTGATCAAGCCGGCCAGTTACTGGAAGGCAAGGTACGCGGCCGCATCGTGGTTGATGTGAACGCCTAA
- a CDS encoding CaiB/BaiF CoA transferase family protein, translating to MDTTLPLNGVRILEFCNVAAGPYCGMLLADMGADVIKIEHPKGGDTLRSWPPINQGYSENFASLNRNKRSVTLDLKNPEDVAKARQLVLDADVLLENNRPGVMQRLGLDYESLKALNPRLLYCSISAYGQSGPRSQEGGFDLTIQAMSGVMSVTGEAGGAPVKCGVPLADFAAGLYAAFAISAALPQARATGQGAHIDVPMLGTTLAIAALQTSEYFGSGRDPDKLGSAHPRNAPYQAFQCKGGYFAMAAGNDALWRSVCQVVERPDLTEDERFTSTTLRAKHQDALRELLEAIFAQHDSEHWLAQFRAQGVPCSPINRYSDVLRDPQVEHMEWVQNIRLPGTDTETRTFVSPLRINGVGLPVRLTPPALGEHNDSILHGVTP from the coding sequence ATGGATACGACATTGCCCCTGAACGGGGTTCGGATACTGGAATTTTGCAATGTGGCCGCTGGCCCGTACTGCGGTATGTTGTTGGCCGATATGGGGGCTGACGTCATCAAGATCGAACACCCCAAAGGGGGTGACACCTTGCGTAGCTGGCCGCCCATCAACCAGGGCTATAGCGAGAACTTTGCTTCGCTGAACCGTAACAAGCGCTCGGTAACGCTGGATCTGAAGAACCCCGAAGATGTGGCCAAAGCGCGCCAGCTGGTACTGGATGCAGACGTCTTGTTGGAGAACAACCGGCCGGGCGTCATGCAGCGTTTAGGGCTGGATTATGAAAGCCTGAAGGCCCTGAATCCCAGACTGCTGTACTGCTCAATTTCTGCCTACGGACAAAGCGGTCCACGCTCACAAGAAGGCGGTTTTGACCTGACAATTCAGGCCATGAGCGGCGTCATGAGCGTAACGGGCGAAGCAGGCGGCGCCCCCGTTAAATGCGGGGTGCCACTGGCGGACTTTGCGGCCGGTTTGTATGCGGCGTTTGCCATCAGTGCCGCCTTGCCTCAAGCTCGCGCTACCGGTCAGGGGGCACATATCGACGTGCCCATGTTGGGGACCACCTTGGCCATCGCCGCACTGCAAACCTCAGAGTATTTCGGCAGTGGCCGCGACCCGGACAAGCTGGGTTCCGCCCACCCACGCAATGCGCCCTACCAGGCGTTCCAGTGCAAAGGGGGTTACTTCGCCATGGCAGCGGGCAACGACGCACTGTGGCGCTCCGTCTGTCAGGTTGTAGAACGCCCGGATCTGACCGAAGACGAGCGTTTTACCAGCACCACCCTGCGCGCCAAACACCAAGATGCCTTGCGTGAATTGCTGGAAGCTATCTTTGCGCAGCACGACTCCGAACACTGGCTGGCTCAATTCCGTGCCCAAGGCGTGCCCTGCAGTCCCATCAACCGCTATTCCGACGTGCTGCGAGACCCGCAGGTCGAGCACATGGAGTGGGTGCAAAACATTCGCCTACCGGGTACGGATACCGAAACGCGCACCTTTGTCTCGCCCCTACGTATCAATGGGGTGGGCTTGCCCGTCCGTCTGACGCCCCCGGCATTGGGCGAACATAACGACAGCATCTTGCACGGAGTTACCCCATGA
- a CDS encoding enoyl-CoA hydratase/isomerase family protein, with amino-acid sequence MTEPYCSSSPSLNVDCAGRVWTLTLNRPDKRNALSADLVEALIAAVQAAEKAQAGLLILRGEGRNFSAGFDFSDYEQESEGDLVLRFIRIETLLQMLAHTPCATLALAHGQNFGAGVDLIAVCRQRIASADARFRMPGLQFGLALGTGRLAALVGGQQAHQLLAGSQIFDVAKAEQLGFINDIQEPDAWPAVIEQAQQTAGLLDATSRAYLHQLTGCPQQADRDMAALVRSASAPGLKQRIAAFRQAAKS; translated from the coding sequence ATGACAGAGCCGTATTGCAGCAGCAGTCCCAGCCTGAACGTGGACTGCGCGGGCAGAGTCTGGACACTGACGCTAAACCGGCCCGACAAGCGCAATGCCTTGTCGGCCGATCTGGTCGAAGCCTTGATCGCGGCCGTGCAGGCCGCGGAAAAGGCCCAGGCTGGTCTGCTGATATTGCGCGGTGAAGGCCGCAATTTCAGTGCCGGTTTTGACTTCAGTGACTACGAGCAAGAAAGCGAGGGGGACCTGGTACTGCGCTTTATCCGCATTGAAACCCTCTTGCAGATGCTGGCCCATACGCCCTGCGCCACCCTGGCTCTGGCGCATGGGCAGAACTTCGGCGCCGGGGTGGATTTGATTGCTGTTTGCCGTCAGCGCATCGCCAGCGCCGATGCCCGCTTTCGCATGCCTGGACTGCAATTTGGTCTGGCACTGGGAACGGGCAGACTAGCGGCCTTGGTTGGCGGTCAGCAGGCTCACCAACTTCTAGCAGGTAGCCAGATTTTTGATGTTGCCAAAGCGGAGCAACTGGGTTTTATTAACGACATACAAGAGCCCGATGCATGGCCTGCTGTCATCGAGCAGGCTCAACAGACTGCGGGCTTGCTGGACGCCACCAGTCGCGCCTATCTGCACCAGTTAACGGGCTGCCCACAACAAGCTGACCGGGATATGGCAGCCTTGGTACGTTCTGCTTCCGCACCCGGCCTCAAACAAAGAATTGCGGCCTTCAGGCAAGCCGCAAAATCTTGA
- a CDS encoding IclR family transcriptional regulator: protein MDKTFVKGLVLLEALAKHERGSGVTELANQLMLNKSNVHRLLQALVHQGFARKNEDTGRYELTMKLWELGSGLANRLDVRVEALSFMKELAEQTQETVHLSLLDGGEVLYIEKIDSPQPVRAYTTVGGRSPAQCVATGKAMLAWASEDTLNLVKNRLKPYTPRSLVKFGDLRRELEQVREQGYAINRGEWREQVVGAAAPIYDSRGMVVAALGISGPAERLEEARLVQAGKTLMTAAAQISRRLGYSGR from the coding sequence TTGGACAAGACTTTTGTTAAGGGCCTGGTGCTCCTGGAAGCCCTGGCCAAGCACGAACGCGGTTCGGGTGTCACCGAACTGGCCAATCAATTGATGCTCAATAAAAGCAATGTGCATCGCCTGTTGCAGGCCCTGGTTCACCAGGGCTTTGCACGCAAGAATGAAGATACAGGTCGCTACGAGCTGACCATGAAGCTCTGGGAACTGGGCTCGGGCCTGGCCAACCGGCTGGATGTGCGGGTGGAGGCCTTGTCCTTCATGAAAGAGCTGGCCGAGCAAACCCAGGAAACGGTGCATTTGTCGCTGCTGGACGGGGGCGAGGTGCTGTATATCGAAAAGATAGACAGCCCGCAGCCCGTGCGCGCCTACACCACGGTGGGTGGTCGCTCGCCCGCGCAATGTGTGGCAACCGGCAAGGCCATGCTGGCCTGGGCCAGTGAAGATACTTTGAATCTGGTCAAGAATCGCCTCAAGCCTTATACGCCTCGCAGTCTGGTCAAGTTTGGTGATTTGCGCCGAGAGCTGGAGCAGGTGCGTGAACAGGGCTATGCCATTAACCGTGGTGAATGGCGTGAGCAGGTCGTGGGGGCGGCTGCACCTATTTACGATAGTCGTGGAATGGTGGTGGCTGCTTTGGGTATTTCCGGGCCTGCGGAACGTCTGGAAGAAGCCCGGCTGGTTCAGGCCGGTAAAACTTTGATGACGGCAGCGGCACAGATCTCGCGTCGTTTGGGCTATAGCGGCCGTTAA
- a CDS encoding DUF2478 domain-containing protein, with translation MDTTSPPLALAAIVHAGKGSADALLLEFVQELRAKNYLVCGLVQGPEIQKEDHSLRTVQDLDKGTLYPITQNLGSESTACCLDIGALLEASEVLRRALESPADLVIVNRFGIMEADGQGFNNEIMALIDQGYPVLTVVAHTYLPAWREFTGGLAVELTPDRQALWDWFERSRQAA, from the coding sequence ATGGACACTACTTCTCCGCCTCTTGCCCTTGCGGCCATCGTGCACGCAGGCAAAGGCAGCGCTGACGCCTTGCTACTGGAATTCGTGCAGGAACTGCGCGCGAAAAACTACCTTGTCTGCGGTCTAGTGCAAGGCCCAGAAATTCAGAAGGAAGACCATAGCCTGCGCACCGTGCAGGATCTGGACAAGGGCACGCTTTATCCCATCACCCAGAATCTGGGTTCGGAATCCACCGCCTGTTGCCTGGACATTGGTGCCTTGCTGGAAGCCAGCGAAGTGCTGCGTCGGGCGCTGGAAAGCCCGGCTGATCTGGTTATTGTGAATCGCTTTGGAATTATGGAAGCGGACGGCCAGGGTTTTAATAACGAGATCATGGCCCTGATCGACCAGGGCTACCCGGTGCTGACTGTTGTGGCCCACACCTACCTGCCTGCATGGCGTGAGTTTACGGGTGGCCTGGCGGTGGAACTGACGCCTGATCGTCAGGCTCTGTGGGACTGGTTCGAGCGCAGCCGTCAGGCGGCCTAA